Proteins encoded in a region of the Falco biarmicus isolate bFalBia1 chromosome W, bFalBia1.pri, whole genome shotgun sequence genome:
- the LOC130142066 gene encoding adenosine 5'-monophosphoramidase HINT1-like: MLFLVVPKEPITRFSEAEDSGESLLGHLMIVGKKRAAHLGLASGFRMVVDEGPEGGRPVYHVHLRLLGGRQWGWPPG; the protein is encoded by the exons ATGCTTTTCCTAGTCGTGCCGAAGGAGCCAATTACCAGGTTTTCTGAAGCCGAAGATTCTGGTGAATCC cttcttggGCATTTAATGATTGTTGGCAAGAAGCGTGCTGCTCACCTGGGCCTGGCCAGTGGATTCCGGATGGTTGTGGATGAAGGGCCCGAGGGTGGGCGGCCTGTCTATCACGTACACCTACGTCTTCTGGGTGGCCGTCAGTGGGGCTGGCCGCCTGGCTAA